Proteins encoded together in one Lathamus discolor isolate bLatDis1 chromosome 3, bLatDis1.hap1, whole genome shotgun sequence window:
- the SLC19A1 gene encoding reduced folate transporter isoform X2 gives MVPGIMPLSCCRASGAMPKKDEDAKKPASEAAPDRHWKLQVFYLCFYGFMTQIRPGESFITPYLLGPDKNFTQAEVTNVITPVLTYSYMAMLVPIFLLTDYLCYKPVLVLQSLSHISIWLLLVLGTSVLAMQLMEFFYGITMAARIAYSSYIFSLVAPSRYQRMASYSRSAVLLGVFTSSVLGQLCISLGDVSFLTLNYVSLGFVSFGLILTLFLKRPRRSLFFNRPSGAMDGAAPTETDKMAGGDGGRGTKGWRDMALCRMLREVGALAKQPQLRLWSLWWVFNSAGYYLMLYYVQILWNEIYPATNNHRVYNGGAVASFAAGYLKIRWKLWSELVIGMVTAFQAGLLLLMNTTSNIWLCYAAYVLFRGSYQFLVPIAIFQIATSLSKELCALIFGVNTFFATVLKTIITIIVADKRGLGLSVHPQFYVYFGYFTLLAVTYLLAAVGVGIRYSRHKQPGELALGKEPCQVPAEVPPAQEQKLDAGAVRA, from the exons ATGGTCCCCGGGATAATGCCgctgtcctgctgcagagccagtggAGCCATGCCCAAGAAGGATGAGGATGCCAAAAAGCCGGCATCGGAGGCAGCGCCGGACCGGCATTGGAAGCTACAAGTCTTCTACCTCTGCTTCTATGGCTTCATGACACAGATCCGGCCTGGGGAGAGCTTCATCACCCCCTATCTCTTGGGGCCTGATAAGAACTTCACACAGGCAGAG GTGACCAACGTGATCACACCAGTGCTGACCTATTCATATATGGCCATGCTGGTACCCATCTTCCTACTGACGGACTACTTGTGCTACAAGCCAGTGCTGGTTCTGCAGAGCCTGAGCCACATCTccatctggctgctgctggtaTTGGGTACCTCTGTCCTGGCCATGCAGCTGATGGAGTTCTTCTATGGCATCACCATGGCCGCTCGCATCGCCTACTCCTCCTACATCTTCTCCCTCGTCGCTCCATCCCGCTACCAGCGTATGGCCAGCTATTCTCGCTCCGCTGTCCTCCTGGGTGTCTTCACCAGCTCGGTGCTGGGCCAGCTCTGCATCAGCTTGGGTGATGTCTCCTTCCTCACCCTCAACTACGTCTCGTTGGGCTTTGTCAGCTTCGGCCTCATCCTCACCCTCTTCCTCAAGCGGCCCCGGCGCAGCCTCTTCTTCAACCGTCCCAGTGGGGCCATGGATGGGGCTGCACCCACTGAAACAGACAAGATGGCAGGGGGAGACGGTGGCAGGGGGACAAAGGGATGGAGGGACATGGCACTGTGCCGGATGCTGCGGGAGGTGGGAGCGTTGGCCAAGCAGCCCCAGCTTCGGCTCTGGTCCTTGTGGTGGGTCTTCAACTCAGCTGGTTACTACCTGATGCTGTACTACGTGCAGATCCTCTGGAATGAGATCTACCCAGCCACGAACAACCACCGTGTGTACAACGGAG GGGCTGTTGCCTCCTTTGCTGCTGGCTACTTGAAGATCCGCTGGAAGCTGTGGTCAGAGCTGGTGATCGGGATGGTGACGGCTTTCCAAGCGGGATTATTGCTGCTCATGAACACCACCAGCAACATCTGGCTGTGCTATGCTGCCTACGTCCTCTTCCGTGGCTCCTACCAGTTCCTAGTGCCCATTGCCAT TTTCCAGATTGCTACGTCCCTCTCCAAGGAGCTCTGCGCGCTCATCTTCGGGGTCAACACCTTCTTCGCCACGGTGCTGAAgaccatcatcaccatcattgTGGCTGACAAGAGGGGCTTGGGCTTGTCCGTGCATCCCCAG TTCTATGTGTATTTCGGCTACTTCACGCTGCTGGCGGTGACTTACCTGCTGGCGGCTGTTGGTGTAGGCATCCGGTACAGCCGCCACAAGCAGCCAGGAGAGCTGGCGTTGGGCAAGGAACCATGCCAGGTCCCTGCAGAGGTACCACCAGCACAGGAGCAGAAGCTGGATGCTGGTGCTGTGCGAGCTTGA
- the SLC19A1 gene encoding reduced folate transporter isoform X1, with translation MVPGIMPLSCCRASGAMPKKDEDAKKPASEAAPDRHWKLQVFYLCFYGFMTQIRPGESFITPYLLGPDKNFTQAEVTNVITPVLTYSYMAMLVPIFLLTDYLCYKPVLVLQSLSHISIWLLLVLGTSVLAMQLMEFFYGITMAARIAYSSYIFSLVAPSRYQRMASYSRSAVLLGVFTSSVLGQLCISLGDVSFLTLNYVSLGFVSFGLILTLFLKRPRRSLFFNRPSGAMDGAAPTETDKMAGGDGGRGTKGWRDMALCRMLREVGALAKQPQLRLWSLWWVFNSAGYYLMLYYVQILWNEIYPATNNHRVYNGGVDAASTLLGAVASFAAGYLKIRWKLWSELVIGMVTAFQAGLLLLMNTTSNIWLCYAAYVLFRGSYQFLVPIAIFQIATSLSKELCALIFGVNTFFATVLKTIITIIVADKRGLGLSVHPQFYVYFGYFTLLAVTYLLAAVGVGIRYSRHKQPGELALGKEPCQVPAEVPPAQEQKLDAGAVRA, from the exons ATGGTCCCCGGGATAATGCCgctgtcctgctgcagagccagtggAGCCATGCCCAAGAAGGATGAGGATGCCAAAAAGCCGGCATCGGAGGCAGCGCCGGACCGGCATTGGAAGCTACAAGTCTTCTACCTCTGCTTCTATGGCTTCATGACACAGATCCGGCCTGGGGAGAGCTTCATCACCCCCTATCTCTTGGGGCCTGATAAGAACTTCACACAGGCAGAG GTGACCAACGTGATCACACCAGTGCTGACCTATTCATATATGGCCATGCTGGTACCCATCTTCCTACTGACGGACTACTTGTGCTACAAGCCAGTGCTGGTTCTGCAGAGCCTGAGCCACATCTccatctggctgctgctggtaTTGGGTACCTCTGTCCTGGCCATGCAGCTGATGGAGTTCTTCTATGGCATCACCATGGCCGCTCGCATCGCCTACTCCTCCTACATCTTCTCCCTCGTCGCTCCATCCCGCTACCAGCGTATGGCCAGCTATTCTCGCTCCGCTGTCCTCCTGGGTGTCTTCACCAGCTCGGTGCTGGGCCAGCTCTGCATCAGCTTGGGTGATGTCTCCTTCCTCACCCTCAACTACGTCTCGTTGGGCTTTGTCAGCTTCGGCCTCATCCTCACCCTCTTCCTCAAGCGGCCCCGGCGCAGCCTCTTCTTCAACCGTCCCAGTGGGGCCATGGATGGGGCTGCACCCACTGAAACAGACAAGATGGCAGGGGGAGACGGTGGCAGGGGGACAAAGGGATGGAGGGACATGGCACTGTGCCGGATGCTGCGGGAGGTGGGAGCGTTGGCCAAGCAGCCCCAGCTTCGGCTCTGGTCCTTGTGGTGGGTCTTCAACTCAGCTGGTTACTACCTGATGCTGTACTACGTGCAGATCCTCTGGAATGAGATCTACCCAGCCACGAACAACCACCGTGTGTACAACGGAGGTGTGGATGCTGCATCCACGCTGCTGG GGGCTGTTGCCTCCTTTGCTGCTGGCTACTTGAAGATCCGCTGGAAGCTGTGGTCAGAGCTGGTGATCGGGATGGTGACGGCTTTCCAAGCGGGATTATTGCTGCTCATGAACACCACCAGCAACATCTGGCTGTGCTATGCTGCCTACGTCCTCTTCCGTGGCTCCTACCAGTTCCTAGTGCCCATTGCCAT TTTCCAGATTGCTACGTCCCTCTCCAAGGAGCTCTGCGCGCTCATCTTCGGGGTCAACACCTTCTTCGCCACGGTGCTGAAgaccatcatcaccatcattgTGGCTGACAAGAGGGGCTTGGGCTTGTCCGTGCATCCCCAG TTCTATGTGTATTTCGGCTACTTCACGCTGCTGGCGGTGACTTACCTGCTGGCGGCTGTTGGTGTAGGCATCCGGTACAGCCGCCACAAGCAGCCAGGAGAGCTGGCGTTGGGCAAGGAACCATGCCAGGTCCCTGCAGAGGTACCACCAGCACAGGAGCAGAAGCTGGATGCTGGTGCTGTGCGAGCTTGA